In a genomic window of Candidatus Omnitrophota bacterium:
- a CDS encoding peptidoglycan-binding domain-containing protein: MKKILLLLMASGLIFAGCQTTQKYQPQTDELTNRVHLLENNINKKDQEISRLYDKINGLTKQIEEKNNQLTKLTEPKKLSPEVLESKDGLGIIRVNATPAEIQIALKNAGYYEGNVDGKIGPNTINAISNFQKDNGLTPDSVVGSKTWETLKTFK, from the coding sequence ATGAAAAAAATACTTCTTCTGCTTATGGCTTCAGGACTTATCTTTGCTGGCTGTCAGACAACACAAAAATATCAGCCTCAAACCGATGAACTCACTAATCGTGTTCATCTTTTAGAAAATAATATTAATAAAAAAGATCAAGAAATTTCTCGTCTTTACGATAAAATTAATGGTCTCACAAAGCAAATCGAAGAAAAAAACAATCAGCTAACTAAACTGACTGAACCAAAAAAACTTTCACCAGAAGTTCTTGAATCTAAAGATGGGCTTGGTATCATTCGCGTTAACGCAACTCCTGCAGAGATTCAAATCGCTTTAAAAAACGCCGGATACTATGAAGGCAATGTTGATGGAAAAATTGGACCAAACACAATCAATGCAATTTCAAATTTTCAAAAGGACAATGGACTTACGCCTGATAGTGTTGTCGGCTCAAAAACATGGGAAACACTAAAAACTTTTAAATAA
- a CDS encoding permease has translation MLRVVVDWLVYSLLKLDPASRWAGALHFFIYDTVKIMLLLFFMIAFFGFLRSFIDQHRIKAWLVEKKIFANFFASLFGALTPFCSCSSIPIFLSFVKLGVPLGVMFSFLITSPLINEYLVVLMLGFFGWKITSIYVFSGMFIGVFVGAILGKLKLEKYLVKDLIADTAQALNIVEYRGIKQRILFGVSEAVSILRRLWFWIIVGVGVGALIHNYVPKEAIDSVLSRTGIFSVPIATILGVPMYGSCAAIVPIAVALFKKGVPLGTALAFMMATSALSLPEAIILRRAMKLQLIVIFFGITTFGIIFTGYLFNFLQTLLVQF, from the coding sequence ATGCTGCGGGTAGTTGTTGATTGGCTTGTTTATTCTTTGCTGAAGCTTGACCCAGCATCTCGCTGGGCAGGTGCTTTACATTTTTTTATTTACGATACAGTTAAAATTATGCTTTTGTTGTTTTTTATGATTGCTTTTTTTGGATTTTTACGCAGTTTTATTGATCAGCATCGAATTAAAGCTTGGCTTGTTGAAAAAAAGATCTTTGCCAATTTCTTTGCATCTCTTTTTGGTGCATTAACGCCTTTTTGTTCTTGTTCATCAATCCCGATTTTTTTAAGTTTTGTTAAGTTAGGCGTTCCTTTAGGGGTTATGTTTTCTTTCTTGATTACATCGCCGCTGATCAATGAATATTTGGTTGTTTTGATGCTTGGATTTTTTGGATGGAAGATTACAAGTATTTACGTCTTTAGCGGAATGTTTATCGGAGTTTTTGTTGGGGCAATTCTTGGAAAACTTAAGCTTGAGAAATATTTAGTGAAAGATTTAATTGCAGATACAGCACAAGCATTGAACATTGTTGAATATCGCGGAATAAAACAGAGAATTTTGTTTGGTGTTAGTGAGGCGGTGAGTATTTTAAGGCGACTATGGTTTTGGATTATTGTTGGTGTTGGCGTTGGAGCATTGATTCATAATTATGTTCCTAAAGAGGCTATTGATTCAGTACTTAGCCGAACAGGTATTTTTTCTGTTCCTATTGCAACAATTTTAGGCGTTCCAATGTACGGAAGTTGCGCGGCGATTGTGCCGATTGCTGTAGCTCTTTTTAAAAAAGGTGTGCCCTTAGGAACCGCACTTGCTTTTATGATGGCAACAAGTGCTTTGAGTCTTCCGGAGGCTATTATTTTAAGACGAGCAATGAAGCTGCAGCTTATTGTTATTTTCTTTGGAATTACGACATTTGGTATTATTTTTACAGGATATTTATTTAATTTTTTGCAAACACTTCTAGTTCAATTTTAA
- a CDS encoding arsenate reductase ArsC codes for MKKKVLFVCIHNSARSQMAEEILRKLASNRFEVESAGLEPGVINPLVVEVLKEQKIDISHKKTQSVSSLIESGKKYDYVVTVCDEASAERCPVFPGDAKRLHWGFEDPSKLQGTNQEKMQKISIIRDQIKDKIKQWIN; via the coding sequence ATGAAGAAAAAAGTTTTATTTGTTTGTATTCATAATTCTGCGAGAAGTCAGATGGCAGAAGAAATTTTAAGAAAACTTGCATCTAATCGTTTTGAAGTTGAGAGCGCTGGACTTGAGCCAGGCGTTATCAATCCTTTGGTAGTTGAAGTCTTGAAAGAGCAGAAGATCGATATTTCGCATAAAAAAACACAATCTGTCTCTAGTCTTATTGAGAGCGGGAAGAAGTATGATTATGTCGTTACGGTTTGTGATGAAGCTTCTGCTGAACGATGTCCTGTTTTTCCGGGAGATGCGAAAAGGCTTCATTGGGGGTTTGAAGATCCATCGAAGCTTCAAGGAACGAATCAAGAAAAAATGCAAAAAATTAGCATAATTCGAGATCAGATCAAAGATAAAATTAAACAGTGGATTAATTAA
- a CDS encoding pyridoxal phosphate-dependent aminotransferase, producing MFSKRTEWSLEKNPLTLLFEDLKNKNHAIFDLTISNPTKCAIDYPQDQILQALCDNKNIFYDPASFGSLAARKTVASNSRQSEFLIDPDQVILTSSTSEAYSFLFRLLLNPDEHILLPRPSYPLFEFLANLNDVEVDFYPFVYDEEWKIDCDALEGLIKGTTKAIVLVNPNNPTGSFVKPAELKKINQICKENNISIICDEVFLDYGFKEDKGALHSLSSNKEVLTFVLGGLSKALGLPQMKLSWILTSGPEDMVKEALNRLEVIADTYLSVSTPSQNALAKWFNLKADIQGKIKDRLAHNKGILNDIFLDKNHLCQILKADGGWYAVIKVLTNVQEESFVYNLLKEKQVFVHPGYFFDFEDEPYLVVSLLTNPEIFEQGLQRIASYLDLTVKP from the coding sequence ATGTTTTCCAAAAGAACCGAGTGGTCCTTAGAAAAAAATCCTCTTACCCTCTTGTTTGAAGATTTAAAGAATAAAAATCATGCAATTTTTGATCTAACAATATCCAATCCTACAAAATGTGCTATCGATTATCCTCAAGATCAGATTTTGCAGGCACTTTGTGATAATAAGAATATTTTTTATGATCCAGCATCATTTGGCTCTTTAGCTGCGCGCAAGACTGTTGCGTCTAATTCTCGGCAATCTGAATTTCTTATTGATCCTGATCAGGTCATCTTGACATCAAGCACAAGCGAGGCGTATTCTTTTTTATTTCGTTTGTTGTTAAATCCAGATGAGCATATTTTGCTACCGAGACCAAGTTATCCTTTGTTTGAATTTTTAGCTAATTTAAATGATGTTGAAGTTGATTTTTATCCTTTTGTTTATGACGAGGAGTGGAAAATAGACTGCGATGCACTGGAGGGGCTGATTAAGGGGACTACAAAAGCTATTGTATTGGTTAATCCTAACAATCCGACTGGGTCTTTTGTAAAACCTGCTGAGCTAAAAAAGATTAATCAAATTTGCAAAGAAAATAATATCTCTATTATTTGTGATGAAGTTTTTTTAGACTATGGATTTAAAGAGGACAAAGGTGCTTTGCATAGTTTATCTTCAAACAAAGAAGTTCTGACTTTTGTTTTAGGAGGACTATCAAAGGCGCTAGGCTTGCCGCAGATGAAGCTATCTTGGATTTTAACGTCAGGACCTGAGGATATGGTAAAAGAGGCGTTGAATCGTTTGGAAGTGATTGCAGACACGTATCTTTCGGTTTCAACTCCTTCTCAAAATGCGCTAGCGAAATGGTTTAATTTAAAGGCAGACATACAAGGGAAAATTAAAGATCGGTTGGCACATAATAAAGGTATTTTAAACGATATTTTCTTGGATAAAAATCATTTATGCCAAATACTGAAAGCTGATGGGGGATGGTATGCTGTTATTAAAGTTTTGACTAATGTTCAGGAAGAGAGCTTTGTTTATAATCTTTTAAAGGAAAAACAGGTTTTTGTTCATCCAGGGTATTTTTTTGATTTTGAAGATGAGCCTTATTTAGTCGTTAGTCTTTTAACTAATCCTGAGATATTTGAGCAGGGACTTCAGAGAATTGCATCGTACCTTGATTTGACTGTAAAACCATGA
- a CDS encoding deaminase, with translation MGQRPSWDEYFLKLAMLASERATCPRMHCGCVLVRDKNVIATGYNGSIPGDDHCEDVGCWVVENHCIRTNHAEMNALMQAAKKGHVVDGSTAYVTNMPCTTCAKALIASGIKRVVVFSDFHDTLAVQFFRKANIAIDKIAKPSNQIEYDLDSYSSARK, from the coding sequence ATGGGGCAAAGACCATCTTGGGATGAATATTTTCTGAAATTAGCTATGTTAGCCTCTGAAAGGGCTACTTGTCCGCGGATGCATTGTGGGTGTGTTCTTGTGAGGGATAAAAACGTTATTGCTACTGGCTATAATGGATCGATTCCAGGGGATGACCATTGTGAGGATGTGGGCTGTTGGGTTGTTGAGAATCATTGTATTCGCACAAATCATGCGGAGATGAATGCTCTTATGCAAGCGGCCAAGAAGGGTCATGTTGTTGATGGTTCAACTGCATATGTGACAAATATGCCGTGCACGACTTGTGCGAAAGCATTGATTGCTTCTGGCATCAAAAGGGTTGTTGTTTTTTCAGATTTTCATGATACATTGGCAGTTCAGTTCTTTAGAAAAGCCAATATCGCGATTGATAAGATTGCTAAGCCATCGAATCAAATTGAGTATGATTTAGACAGCTATTCTTCGGCGAGGAAATAA
- a CDS encoding alpha/beta hydrolase: MKLFIIILAIVVAFISFVRYIERKSIFFPDKDLVMHPHHFLSDGKDVYFATEDGVILNGWFFKNNDASATVLFFHGNAGNVSHRLEKVSMFYNMGLNVFIVDYRGYGRSGGAPSEQGLYRDARAAYDYLLSRDDVKARRIIGYGESLGGAVIIDLAQNRKFAALIVDSTFPRIVDMANLVYPYIPGFLLTIKMDSLSKIETIDAPTLFIHSFDDEIVPINLGKKLFDAAQEPKRFLDINGSHNDGYRKSAETYIDGIKDFLEDWRLI; encoded by the coding sequence ATGAAATTATTTATTATTATTTTGGCTATTGTTGTTGCTTTTATTTCGTTTGTTCGCTATATCGAAAGAAAAAGTATTTTTTTTCCAGACAAAGATCTTGTGATGCATCCACATCATTTTCTTTCCGATGGTAAGGACGTCTATTTTGCAACAGAAGATGGAGTTATTTTAAATGGATGGTTCTTTAAAAATAATGATGCCTCAGCCACAGTTTTGTTTTTTCATGGAAACGCCGGAAACGTAAGCCATCGGTTAGAAAAAGTTTCAATGTTTTATAACATGGGATTGAATGTTTTTATTGTTGATTATCGTGGATACGGACGAAGTGGCGGGGCTCCAAGCGAGCAAGGGCTTTATCGAGATGCTAGGGCTGCCTACGACTATCTTTTAAGTCGTGATGACGTTAAGGCTAGAAGAATTATTGGTTACGGAGAGTCTTTGGGAGGGGCTGTTATCATTGATTTGGCACAAAATCGTAAATTTGCTGCTTTAATTGTTGATTCGACTTTTCCGCGGATTGTTGACATGGCCAATTTGGTTTACCCGTATATTCCTGGATTTTTATTAACAATAAAAATGGATTCTTTAAGCAAAATTGAGACTATTGATGCTCCAACTTTATTTATTCACAGCTTTGATGATGAAATAGTTCCGATAAATCTTGGAAAAAAACTTTTTGATGCTGCGCAAGAACCTAAAAGGTTTCTAGATATAAACGGTAGTCATAATGATGGATATCGAAAATCGGCAGAGACGTATATTGATGGCATTAAAGATTTTCTTGAAGATTGGAGGCTTATTTGA
- a CDS encoding glycoside hydrolase family 5 protein, translating to MINHRFLRTSKMKILGPDSKPITLKGVNLGGWLMMEGYIMHAPNEGVQKFKRNFAKQLGSNALRTFEKEFIKTFIQEKDIKNIAQLGFNCIRLPFHYKLVESKPYQYSKEGLRAIDQVIEWAKKYNIYIILDLHAAPGCQNHDWHSDSLGKADLWRNESFQKRTYALWEFLARRYKDNPTVAGYDILNEAVIHDAQKLNRFYKEVIKRIRCADKNHILFVEGNLWATNIECLDNFQDDNLVLSIHFYHPIDFSFNFMPRLSYPLKKIWNKTMLKNMVENYANFAKKRSCPIFVGEFGINYRYDQYGEVGYLQYILNLFKKHKFHWTYWTYKAIKNAHFPDGIFSYYPNSPWVNRQGPKIGWETYVDLWLKSKKEIIQSWDTEHFDPNIKVVETLKHAACD from the coding sequence TTGATAAATCATAGATTTTTACGAACATCTAAAATGAAAATTTTAGGTCCAGATTCTAAACCGATTACTTTAAAAGGTGTTAATTTAGGCGGATGGTTGATGATGGAAGGCTATATTATGCATGCGCCCAATGAAGGGGTGCAAAAGTTTAAAAGAAATTTTGCAAAGCAACTCGGATCGAATGCGCTTAGAACTTTTGAAAAAGAATTTATAAAAACATTTATTCAGGAAAAAGATATTAAGAATATCGCTCAACTTGGGTTTAATTGTATTCGTTTACCTTTTCATTATAAATTAGTTGAAAGCAAACCTTATCAGTATAGCAAAGAAGGCCTTCGGGCTATTGATCAAGTTATTGAATGGGCAAAGAAATATAATATTTACATAATCCTTGATTTGCATGCTGCCCCAGGATGTCAAAACCATGATTGGCATTCGGATAGCTTAGGAAAAGCTGATTTGTGGCGAAACGAGAGTTTTCAAAAGCGCACATATGCGCTTTGGGAATTTCTAGCGAGACGCTATAAAGATAATCCGACAGTTGCTGGATATGATATTTTAAACGAGGCTGTTATTCACGATGCACAGAAATTAAATCGTTTTTATAAAGAGGTTATCAAGCGCATTCGTTGCGCTGATAAAAATCATATTCTTTTTGTTGAGGGGAATCTTTGGGCGACGAATATTGAATGTTTGGATAATTTTCAAGATGATAACTTGGTTTTAAGTATTCATTTTTATCATCCGATTGATTTTTCTTTTAATTTTATGCCAAGGCTTTCTTATCCGTTGAAAAAAATATGGAATAAGACAATGCTTAAAAATATGGTTGAAAATTATGCGAATTTTGCAAAAAAGCGATCTTGCCCGATATTTGTTGGCGAGTTTGGGATTAATTATCGTTATGATCAATACGGGGAAGTAGGTTATTTACAATATATTCTTAATCTTTTCAAAAAGCATAAATTTCATTGGACCTATTGGACATATAAAGCGATCAAAAACGCACATTTTCCAGATGGGATATTTAGTTATTATCCAAATAGCCCTTGGGTTAATCGGCAAGGTCCAAAAATCGGCTGGGAAACCTATGTTGATTTGTGGTTAAAATCGAAAAAAGAAATAATTCAATCTTGGGACACAGAGCACTTTGATCCTAATATAAAAGTTGTGGAGACTCTTAAGCATGCTGCCTGTGACTGA